Proteins encoded by one window of Moorella humiferrea:
- the gltX gene encoding glutamate--tRNA ligase has protein sequence MSKVRVRFAPSPTGSLHIGGARTALFNWLFARHHGGTFVLRIDDTDTERSTDVSYREILAAMRWLGLDWDEGPEKGGPYGPYLQSQRMEFYRREAARLLNEGKAYLCYCTVEELAARRKIAQAEGRPPMYDRRCRYLTPEDRTRLEKEGRQPVIRLAIPAGTTTVNDIIRGEVTFDNDTIDDFIIVKSNGMPTYNFATVVDDHFMKISHIIRAEEHLSNTPKQILVYKALGYELPAFAHVPMILAPDRSKLSKRHGATSVEEYRDEGYLPEAIINYLALLGWSPEGEEEIIPLEKMIAAFSLERVSKNAAIYDTKKLTWINGHYLREGDLDRITRLAIPFLQAKGLLPEPLPEKNYNHVKAVVAAVRDRVKTLAEVADAASYFFTEVTSYDEKGVRKYFSKPGVADLLDEAREELASLPQFTAATAEEAYRTLAERKEINTGQLFHPTRLAVTGRTMGPGLFEILELLGRETVLTRMSRAAKWIRENLT, from the coding sequence TTGTCAAAAGTACGTGTGCGTTTTGCACCCAGTCCCACCGGCAGTCTACACATCGGCGGGGCACGGACGGCTTTATTTAACTGGCTTTTTGCCCGCCACCACGGCGGCACCTTTGTCTTACGAATTGATGACACCGATACAGAACGCTCAACAGACGTTTCGTACCGGGAAATATTAGCCGCTATGCGCTGGCTGGGACTTGATTGGGATGAAGGTCCCGAAAAAGGCGGTCCTTATGGTCCCTATCTACAATCCCAGAGGATGGAATTCTACCGCCGGGAAGCGGCCCGCCTTTTAAATGAAGGTAAAGCCTACCTTTGCTATTGTACCGTTGAAGAGCTGGCCGCCCGGCGTAAAATAGCCCAGGCTGAAGGACGTCCTCCCATGTATGACCGTCGTTGTCGTTATCTTACACCCGAAGATAGAACCCGTCTAGAAAAAGAAGGGCGGCAGCCGGTAATAAGGTTGGCAATTCCAGCAGGGACAACAACCGTAAACGATATCATTCGCGGCGAAGTAACCTTTGATAACGATACCATTGATGATTTCATTATCGTGAAATCTAACGGTATGCCGACCTATAATTTTGCCACCGTCGTCGACGATCACTTTATGAAGATTAGTCACATAATACGGGCAGAAGAACACCTTTCCAATACCCCGAAACAAATACTTGTTTATAAGGCCCTCGGTTATGAATTGCCGGCCTTTGCCCATGTCCCCATGATTCTGGCCCCCGACCGCAGCAAATTAAGTAAACGTCACGGGGCCACTTCGGTAGAGGAATATCGAGACGAGGGTTACCTACCGGAAGCCATTATCAATTATTTGGCCCTCCTGGGTTGGTCTCCTGAGGGAGAAGAGGAAATTATTCCATTGGAAAAAATGATTGCCGCTTTTTCCCTGGAGCGGGTTTCTAAAAACGCAGCTATTTATGATACCAAAAAACTAACCTGGATTAACGGTCATTACTTGCGGGAAGGCGATCTTGACCGTATTACACGCCTGGCCATTCCTTTTTTACAGGCTAAGGGGCTCTTGCCCGAGCCCTTGCCGGAGAAAAATTACAATCATGTTAAAGCGGTAGTAGCCGCCGTACGCGACCGGGTTAAAACCCTGGCAGAAGTAGCCGACGCCGCCAGTTACTTTTTCACCGAAGTGACCTCCTATGACGAAAAAGGAGTCCGCAAGTATTTCAGTAAACCCGGGGTGGCCGATCTCCTCGATGAAGCAAGGGAAGAGCTGGCATCACTGCCCCAGTTTACTGCCGCCACAGCGGAGGAAGCTTATCGGACCCTGGCCGAAAGAAAAGAAATAAATACGGGACAGCTCTTCCATCCGACCCGGCTCGCCGTGACAGGACGTACCATGGGACCAGGTCTCTTTGAGATCCTGGAGCTGTTAGGCAGGGAAACCGTTCTAACCCGTATGTCCCGGGCTGCCAAATGGATCCGGGAAAACTTAACTTAA
- a CDS encoding response regulator transcription factor: MRPRILVVDDDAKITSMLKRALTYEGYEVEVASTGPQALALAANQPDLIILDIMLPGIDGLAVCRQLRTHSDIPILMLTARDDTADRVLGLDTGADDYLVKPFALEELLARIRAILRRRSRGKESEILRYSDLSLNTATREGKRGERTFTLTAKEYELLAYFLQNPMRVLTRDELMTHIWGYDFSGESNVLEVYIGYLRSKLEAGGEPRLIHTVRGVGYVLKEQKP; the protein is encoded by the coding sequence TTGCGTCCCCGTATTTTGGTCGTTGATGATGATGCCAAAATAACGTCCATGCTTAAAAGGGCCCTAACTTATGAAGGTTACGAGGTCGAGGTTGCAAGCACCGGACCCCAGGCCCTCGCCCTGGCGGCGAACCAACCTGATTTAATAATTCTCGATATTATGTTACCCGGCATTGACGGTTTGGCCGTCTGCCGGCAATTACGCACCCATAGTGATATTCCCATCCTTATGCTGACGGCCAGGGATGACACGGCCGATCGAGTCCTGGGATTGGATACAGGGGCCGATGACTATTTGGTCAAACCCTTTGCCCTGGAAGAATTGCTAGCCCGTATCCGCGCAATTTTACGACGCCGCTCCCGCGGCAAGGAAAGTGAAATCCTGCGTTACAGCGATTTATCGTTAAATACGGCCACAAGGGAGGGGAAAAGGGGAGAGCGGACCTTTACCCTTACCGCCAAAGAATACGAACTCCTGGCTTATTTCTTACAAAACCCTATGCGGGTACTTACCCGCGATGAACTTATGACCCATATCTGGGGGTATGATTTTAGCGGTGAATCCAACGTCCTCGAGGTTTACATAGGCTATTTGCGTTCCAAACTGGAAGCCGGTGGCGAACCGCGCCTTATTCATACGGTACGGGGTGTAGGATACGTACTTAAGGAGCAAAAGCCATGA
- a CDS encoding CBS and ACT domain-containing protein, whose product MFVRDHMSPNPITVTKETSVLDALEIMKKHKIRRLPVVHNGRLVGLVTERDILRVSPSPASTLSAFEVNYLVAKMTVKDAMIKRPITVPPEMTIEEAALLMREHKIDNLLVMENEKLVGIITQTDLFEALIKLFGLRRPGVRVTLEVEDRIGVLANISRKVAEAGINIINVASRQKDDVHTYVVLRLATDDVSALLPVLEAEGYRVVHVTSYNG is encoded by the coding sequence ATGTTCGTACGCGACCACATGAGCCCCAATCCCATTACCGTTACTAAAGAAACTTCCGTCCTTGATGCCCTGGAAATAATGAAAAAACATAAAATAAGACGTTTACCTGTAGTGCATAACGGAAGGTTGGTTGGGTTAGTAACCGAACGGGATATATTAAGGGTTTCTCCTTCGCCGGCTTCCACCCTCAGTGCCTTTGAAGTTAATTACCTGGTAGCCAAAATGACAGTAAAGGATGCTATGATCAAACGCCCTATTACCGTTCCTCCGGAGATGACCATTGAAGAAGCAGCCCTCTTGATGCGCGAACATAAAATAGATAATCTTCTCGTTATGGAAAACGAAAAACTTGTCGGTATTATTACTCAGACTGATCTTTTTGAAGCATTGATTAAACTTTTTGGCCTGCGCCGTCCCGGAGTGAGGGTGACGTTGGAGGTAGAAGACAGAATCGGCGTACTTGCCAATATTTCCCGGAAGGTGGCCGAAGCGGGCATCAATATTATTAATGTTGCCAGCCGCCAGAAGGACGATGTTCATACTTATGTCGTTCTGCGGCTGGCAACGGATGACGTAAGTGCCCTGTTACCGGTTTTAGAGGCTGAAGGTTACCGCGTGGTCCATGTCACTTCTTATAACGGTTAA
- a CDS encoding glycosyltransferase family 4 protein, whose protein sequence is MHIGIFTDSYLPYTSGVVRSIIVFTNELRRRGHRVSIFAPTYGNRKEKEENDIYRFPSLRAPTFKEFALAIPLAPSLSRRLDDLKIDLIHVHSPFIMGRVGAYMAKRMGVPLVFTYHTLYEEYVHYFPFIPRLMRHAVRNYTISFGNRCQLVIAPTNPIAEYLREHGVHVPVITIPTGIELERFQNLDSTWLRRHLNLPPEKIILLHVGRLGKEKNIPFLLKSFAMVLREEPTTHLVLVGSGPLKDELQNLVSALKINQSVTFAGQFPFEQMPNVYAGADLFIFASITETQGLVIGEAKAAGLPVVAVKAFGVQDMVKNGEDGFLTPHDINAFTNAVIQLVKDLNLRRQMGRQARQNATELAASAMACRLEAQYKSLLAL, encoded by the coding sequence TTGCATATAGGAATTTTCACCGATAGTTATCTACCATATACCAGCGGGGTAGTGCGCTCTATTATTGTCTTCACCAACGAGTTGCGCCGGCGCGGACACCGAGTATCAATTTTCGCGCCAACTTACGGAAACAGAAAGGAAAAAGAGGAAAACGATATATACCGCTTCCCCTCATTACGGGCCCCGACTTTTAAAGAATTTGCCCTGGCCATCCCCCTGGCGCCTTCTTTATCCAGGCGCCTCGATGATTTAAAAATAGACCTAATCCATGTTCATTCCCCCTTCATAATGGGTCGGGTGGGAGCGTATATGGCCAAAAGGATGGGGGTGCCGCTCGTATTTACATATCATACCCTTTACGAAGAATATGTTCACTATTTTCCCTTTATACCCCGTCTTATGCGTCATGCCGTTCGAAATTATACCATTTCTTTTGGCAACCGTTGCCAACTGGTAATAGCGCCTACAAATCCTATAGCAGAATATTTAAGGGAACATGGGGTTCATGTGCCCGTAATAACTATTCCCACGGGAATTGAATTGGAACGCTTTCAAAATCTCGATTCTACGTGGCTGCGACGGCATCTTAATTTACCACCGGAAAAAATTATCCTCCTCCATGTCGGGCGGCTGGGTAAGGAAAAAAATATACCTTTCCTCTTAAAATCTTTTGCCATGGTTCTGCGGGAGGAGCCGACCACTCATTTGGTCTTAGTTGGCAGTGGACCCTTAAAAGATGAACTTCAAAATCTGGTTTCGGCTTTAAAGATCAACCAGTCCGTAACCTTTGCGGGGCAATTTCCCTTCGAACAAATGCCAAATGTATACGCCGGGGCCGATTTGTTTATTTTTGCCTCGATTACCGAAACTCAAGGCCTGGTAATCGGCGAGGCAAAAGCAGCCGGCCTTCCTGTAGTTGCCGTTAAGGCATTCGGCGTCCAGGACATGGTGAAAAACGGCGAAGACGGTTTTTTAACACCCCACGATATCAATGCTTTTACCAACGCCGTAATTCAGCTGGTTAAAGATTTAAACCTCCGGCGCCAAATGGGCCGGCAGGCACGTCAAAATGCCACTGAGCTTGCCGCTTCAGCCATGGCCTGTCGCCTGGAAGCTCAATATAAATCACTATTAGCCCTTTAA
- a CDS encoding HAD family hydrolase — MVIYDLPDRTIKIKNIVLDFNGTLACDGSLLPGVEQRLKSLAERCNVYVLTSDTYNTAAAACRGLPVTLMTVDKNAGGLDKERIIDRLGPENTAAIGNGVNDALMLKRAALGLLVLGPEGSAVSALKGADVIFPDILSALDFLLHPKRVVATMRP, encoded by the coding sequence ATGGTAATATATGATCTTCCTGACCGCACTATAAAAATTAAAAATATAGTCTTGGACTTTAACGGTACCCTTGCCTGTGACGGCAGCCTCCTGCCGGGAGTGGAGCAGCGTTTAAAGTCTTTGGCTGAAAGGTGCAACGTATATGTTTTAACCTCCGATACGTATAATACCGCCGCCGCTGCCTGTCGGGGATTACCGGTAACCTTAATGACGGTGGATAAGAATGCCGGTGGACTGGATAAAGAACGAATAATCGACCGCCTGGGGCCGGAAAATACGGCGGCGATTGGCAATGGCGTAAACGATGCTCTGATGCTTAAACGGGCGGCGCTAGGGTTATTGGTATTGGGACCAGAAGGCAGTGCCGTCTCGGCGCTAAAGGGCGCCGACGTCATTTTTCCTGATATTCTGTCCGCCCTTGATTTTTTGCTCCATCCCAAGAGGGTAGTAGCTACCATGCGCCCGTAA
- a CDS encoding DMT family transporter produces the protein MAKQLLADMALLLVTFIWGTTFVFVQRALTGIGPLYFITLRFALAFIFLALAAGRQWLNLDRFTLRHGCLVGLILCGGYIFQTLGLKFTSAATAGFITGLSVILVPLLNAVFYRVLPGPLTLTGALIATAGLALLTLNPGLNFNPGDFLVFLGALCFAGQILMVERYARLHNTWLFTSIQLFTVAMVAFLLALPSEKLPNSFTPAVWQAFILTSLPATSLAYIIQNKVQQFTTAIHTAIIFTMEPVFAALAAYLWGQETLTGRQVAGCLFILLGMFLAEIKDHKSQQLNTT, from the coding sequence TTGGCAAAACAACTTCTAGCCGATATGGCCCTTTTATTGGTGACTTTTATTTGGGGCACTACCTTTGTCTTTGTCCAGCGGGCCTTAACGGGAATTGGACCTCTATATTTTATTACCCTGCGTTTTGCCTTGGCTTTTATTTTTTTAGCTCTGGCAGCCGGGCGACAGTGGCTGAACCTCGACCGATTCACTTTACGCCATGGATGTCTCGTTGGTTTAATTTTGTGTGGTGGCTATATCTTCCAAACCTTGGGGCTCAAATTTACATCGGCGGCTACAGCAGGTTTCATCACCGGCTTATCGGTCATCCTTGTACCCCTTTTAAACGCCGTCTTTTATCGGGTTTTACCTGGCCCTTTAACTTTAACCGGTGCTTTGATCGCAACTGCCGGTCTGGCCCTCTTGACCCTTAACCCCGGCCTTAATTTTAATCCTGGAGATTTCCTGGTTTTCCTTGGCGCCCTTTGTTTCGCCGGCCAGATACTAATGGTAGAACGCTATGCGCGCCTTCACAATACCTGGCTTTTTACCAGCATTCAGTTGTTCACTGTGGCCATGGTTGCTTTTTTACTGGCCCTCCCCAGCGAAAAACTGCCGAATAGCTTCACTCCCGCCGTCTGGCAGGCCTTTATCCTTACATCACTACCGGCTACTTCCCTGGCCTATATAATTCAAAACAAGGTCCAGCAGTTTACTACCGCTATACATACGGCCATTATTTTTACCATGGAACCCGTCTTTGCGGCCCTGGCCGCCTATCTCTGGGGCCAGGAAACCCTGACCGGACGCCAAGTGGCGGGCTGCCTTTTTATCCTTTTAGGCATGTTTTTAGCTGAAATTAAAGATCATAAAAGCCAGCAACTAAATACCACCTAA
- a CDS encoding amino acid ABC transporter ATP-binding protein produces MIEVRDLYKSFGALEVLRGINCTVASREVVVVIGPSGSGKSTFLRCLNLLEKPTRGEIIINGISLTDPRTDINAVRQEVGMVFQRFNLFPHMTVLENITLAPIKVRRLPVAQAEKQARELLARVGLSDKADVYPEQLSGGQQQRVAIARALAMQPKVMLFDEPTSALDPEMVGEVLAVMKDLAREGMTMVVVTHEMGFAREVGDRVLFMDEGVIIEEGTPEQIFNNCQNERTKAFLSKIL; encoded by the coding sequence ATGATCGAGGTTAGGGATTTATATAAAAGCTTCGGTGCCCTGGAGGTATTGCGGGGCATCAACTGTACCGTTGCCTCCCGAGAGGTGGTTGTCGTTATAGGTCCCAGCGGCTCCGGAAAGAGTACCTTTCTCCGCTGTCTCAACTTATTGGAAAAACCTACGCGCGGAGAGATTATTATAAACGGGATTTCCCTTACCGATCCCCGTACCGATATTAATGCCGTGCGCCAGGAAGTCGGCATGGTATTCCAGCGTTTTAATCTTTTTCCCCACATGACTGTCCTTGAGAATATAACCCTGGCGCCTATCAAGGTACGTCGTCTTCCCGTCGCTCAAGCTGAAAAGCAGGCCCGGGAACTGCTGGCCAGGGTGGGTTTAAGTGATAAAGCCGATGTTTATCCGGAACAGCTGTCGGGCGGCCAGCAGCAGCGTGTGGCCATTGCCCGCGCTTTGGCCATGCAGCCCAAGGTTATGCTCTTTGATGAACCGACCTCGGCATTGGACCCGGAAATGGTCGGGGAGGTACTGGCGGTCATGAAAGATTTGGCACGGGAAGGTATGACCATGGTGGTTGTAACCCATGAAATGGGTTTTGCTCGGGAAGTGGGCGATAGGGTGCTCTTTATGGATGAAGGAGTGATTATTGAAGAAGGTACTCCCGAACAAATCTTTAATAACTGCCAGAATGAGCGTACCAAGGCTTTCTTGAGCAAAATACTGTGA
- a CDS encoding basic amino acid ABC transporter substrate-binding protein — protein MKPLRRLGLLLVVVLMFLLAGCGGASQEKGAATSGGTSSAGTSNPTKPKYTVALEATFAPFEFRDMKTGDFTGFDIDLIKAVGQVAGFDVEIKEMGFDGIITALQTNNVDLAISGISIDDERKKAVDFSMPYYQSGLVVAVKTDNNTIKGFDDLNGKKIAVQIGTTSAKEAKKIPGAKVTELDKVPDLFLELKNGGVDAVVNDLPVTAYYIQQGNKDIKIVGDVRAAEYYGIAVPKGKTEVLQKINEGLKTLKENGQYAEIYKKWFGQDPPSFLPGEPPQQKQ, from the coding sequence ATGAAGCCTTTACGAAGATTAGGCCTGCTGCTGGTAGTCGTTTTAATGTTTCTTTTGGCCGGCTGCGGCGGCGCTTCCCAGGAAAAGGGTGCGGCAACCTCCGGCGGCACATCCTCTGCAGGTACCTCAAATCCCACTAAACCTAAATATACCGTAGCCTTGGAAGCGACCTTTGCCCCCTTTGAATTCCGGGATATGAAGACGGGTGACTTCACCGGATTTGATATTGACCTTATTAAAGCCGTTGGCCAGGTGGCCGGCTTTGACGTTGAAATCAAAGAAATGGGCTTTGATGGTATCATTACGGCTTTACAGACCAATAACGTCGATTTGGCCATTTCCGGCATCAGTATTGATGATGAACGTAAGAAAGCTGTAGATTTTTCTATGCCGTACTATCAATCGGGATTGGTGGTGGCGGTAAAGACAGACAACAATACTATTAAAGGATTTGACGATTTGAACGGCAAGAAGATTGCCGTCCAAATCGGTACCACCAGCGCCAAAGAAGCCAAAAAAATTCCCGGAGCTAAAGTTACAGAACTGGATAAGGTGCCGGATCTTTTCCTGGAGCTGAAAAATGGCGGTGTCGATGCGGTGGTAAACGATTTACCGGTAACTGCCTATTACATCCAGCAGGGTAATAAAGATATCAAGATTGTAGGCGATGTGAGGGCGGCCGAGTACTACGGGATAGCCGTACCCAAAGGGAAAACCGAGGTACTGCAAAAGATTAATGAAGGTTTAAAGACCTTAAAGGAAAACGGCCAGTATGCCGAGATTTATAAAAAATGGTTCGGGCAGGATCCACCGTCTTTTCTTCCCGGCGAACCGCCCCAGCAGAAACAATAA
- a CDS encoding amino acid ABC transporter permease, protein MGLIIQSLPYLVMGAVQTLKITAVAVTLGCIFGLFAGMGRLSRRRLTSFLATCYVDFFRGTPLLVQIFIVYYGFPQLLNEVQQFLITHFGLPQLLQTTHIPVFVAATVSTSLNSGAYVAEIFRAGIQSIDRGQVEAARSLGMTEGQTMRYIVLPQAFKRVIPPLGNEFIAMLKDTSLLSVIGYVELTRQGQLISAATFKPLQVYFAVALIYLAMTFTISRLVDYLERRLRTGDHDRG, encoded by the coding sequence TTGGGCCTTATTATCCAATCCTTACCCTATTTAGTAATGGGGGCCGTGCAGACTTTAAAAATAACTGCGGTTGCCGTTACCTTGGGTTGTATTTTCGGACTGTTTGCCGGTATGGGCCGTCTTTCACGCCGTCGTCTGACAAGTTTTTTGGCTACTTGTTATGTTGATTTTTTTCGGGGTACACCGTTGCTGGTGCAAATATTTATCGTCTATTACGGTTTTCCCCAACTGCTCAATGAAGTACAACAGTTTTTAATCACCCATTTTGGATTACCCCAACTATTGCAGACCACCCATATACCTGTCTTTGTTGCGGCCACCGTTTCCACCAGCCTTAACAGCGGTGCCTATGTGGCCGAGATTTTTCGCGCCGGCATCCAGTCCATTGATAGGGGTCAGGTGGAGGCGGCCCGTTCCCTGGGCATGACCGAAGGGCAGACCATGCGCTATATTGTTCTGCCCCAGGCTTTCAAAAGGGTAATCCCCCCTCTAGGAAACGAATTTATCGCCATGCTTAAGGATACCTCCCTTCTTTCTGTTATCGGATATGTGGAATTGACCAGACAGGGACAGTTAATTAGCGCCGCTACCTTTAAACCTTTGCAAGTTTATTTTGCCGTTGCCCTTATATACCTGGCCATGACCTTTACCATCTCCCGTCTGGTGGATTATCTAGAAAGGAGGCTCCGGACAGGTGACCATGATCGAGGTTAG
- a CDS encoding sensor histidine kinase, translated as MTLRWRLTLLVTFILTIAFLILGSLVYFLMGRYLTGSIDRSLAFRAQEVIGSIKVESSFLRQQRITLPDVNVFAAPDIFLQIVDREGFIVTRSSNLGRQTLPIRPQTLIQANQGKDFFTTEEIDNYSLRIYNVPLMLGGQTVGILQVARLLNPVKKTLGNLRQVLIFLGLLAVFIATVLGYVLARTALKPIERLTQVAAQIGEGRDLAQRVPYHGPMDEIGRLAATFNAMLGRLQKAYTRLEEAYSAQRRFVADASHELRTPLTTIRGNIDLLRKMKGADMAIQEEALADIASEAERMSRLINNLLTLARADAGLEIVRQPMDITELLHEVARQAPLLGEAAFIVRGLDSISGCQVLGNRDYLKQLLFILLDNAFKYTPGEGKIELTAKIDPKGFLLIRVKDTGIGIAPADLEHIFERFYRADTTRSSSGTGLGLAIAKWIVEQHQGEIKVESRVGEGTVFTVVLPLLQKG; from the coding sequence ATGACCTTACGCTGGCGCCTTACCCTTTTAGTAACCTTTATCCTAACCATTGCCTTTCTTATCTTGGGAAGCCTGGTTTATTTCCTCATGGGCCGCTATCTCACGGGCTCCATTGATCGTTCCCTGGCCTTTCGGGCCCAGGAAGTCATCGGTTCCATTAAGGTAGAAAGCAGTTTCCTGCGGCAGCAGCGCATTACCCTCCCAGACGTCAACGTCTTTGCTGCTCCTGATATCTTTTTGCAAATCGTCGACCGCGAAGGCTTTATCGTTACCCGTTCCAGCAACCTGGGGCGCCAAACCCTTCCCATTCGGCCCCAGACGTTGATTCAAGCCAATCAAGGCAAAGATTTCTTTACAACAGAAGAGATCGACAACTACTCTTTAAGGATTTACAACGTCCCCCTTATGCTGGGAGGACAGACGGTAGGCATCTTACAGGTTGCCCGGCTCCTCAATCCAGTAAAAAAGACCCTCGGCAACCTCCGACAAGTCCTTATATTTTTAGGTCTCCTTGCCGTTTTTATCGCCACAGTTCTGGGATATGTTCTGGCTCGAACCGCTCTAAAACCCATCGAACGACTGACCCAGGTGGCGGCCCAAATAGGGGAGGGCAGGGATCTGGCTCAACGCGTTCCTTATCACGGTCCCATGGATGAGATTGGTCGCCTGGCAGCCACATTTAATGCCATGCTCGGCCGCTTGCAGAAGGCCTATACTCGCCTGGAAGAAGCGTACAGCGCCCAGCGTCGCTTTGTCGCCGATGCTTCCCATGAACTGCGTACCCCTTTAACTACCATTCGCGGCAATATCGACTTGTTGCGCAAAATGAAGGGTGCGGATATGGCCATACAAGAAGAGGCCTTGGCTGACATTGCCAGCGAAGCCGAACGCATGAGCCGCTTAATCAACAACCTCCTCACCCTGGCCCGGGCGGATGCCGGACTGGAAATCGTCCGCCAGCCCATGGACATAACCGAACTTTTGCATGAAGTAGCCCGTCAGGCCCCCCTGCTGGGAGAGGCTGCTTTTATAGTAAGGGGTCTTGATAGTATAAGCGGTTGTCAGGTTCTCGGCAATCGCGATTATTTAAAGCAGCTGCTTTTCATATTATTGGACAATGCCTTTAAATATACCCCCGGTGAAGGGAAGATTGAGCTAACGGCAAAAATAGACCCTAAAGGTTTTCTCCTCATCCGGGTTAAGGACACCGGAATAGGTATTGCCCCAGCGGATTTAGAACATATTTTTGAACGTTTCTACCGTGCCGATACCACGAGGAGCAGCAGCGGTACGGGCCTGGGATTGGCCATAGCCAAATGGATCGTCGAACAGCATCAGGGGGAAATTAAGGTCGAAAGTAGGGTGGGGGAGGGGACCGTATTTACGGTTGTCCTGCCCTTGTTGCAAAAAGGCTGA